One part of the Bacteroidia bacterium genome encodes these proteins:
- a CDS encoding MATE family efflux transporter, which produces MNIFLKIKKLIGDGHERTVRAKKNILLAVLYRGIGIAVGFAVSPLSLKYLDQTHFGIFILISGLMDWTADFDMGIGNGMKNKFGSAVARDDDEEAKAYVSTAYGALSAIFGSLAIIFVFASFYIPWSTIANTDPGMESEIRMLAILVFAAFALRFVTALIYEIFNALQQTAKVDLYNTVTKVAFLLVLLGLIYFTESSLVLFGAAKSFTFGIIPMLVGVYFFRGELRKYAPSLRYLKKDYLKALLSLGGMFLVIRIAMIIIYETNNILITQLIGVDSVIIYSEPYRYFSILLMFFVIVTNQLWSAYIEAYEKGDREWMDSIIKNLVKIWLGTVALGGVMVLLSDFVYYYWINKWLEPDKVIDFPFMVSVFIWISVCMTNWVNVFNLVLNGTSKIKLQMIAMISAAILNLPLSYFFTKTLEMGMLGIILGTIVSLIPNAIIAPIQVRKILNGKDKGIWSK; this is translated from the coding sequence ATGAATATTTTCCTGAAAATCAAAAAGCTGATCGGTGATGGACATGAGCGGACCGTTCGAGCAAAAAAAAACATACTCCTTGCAGTTTTATATAGAGGCATAGGCATTGCCGTTGGATTCGCGGTCTCTCCTTTATCCTTAAAATACCTCGACCAGACCCACTTTGGAATCTTTATTCTGATATCCGGACTCATGGACTGGACGGCTGATTTTGATATGGGGATAGGCAATGGGATGAAGAATAAATTTGGGTCGGCCGTTGCACGGGATGATGATGAAGAAGCAAAAGCCTATGTGAGTACAGCTTATGGGGCGCTTTCCGCAATTTTTGGCTCCCTGGCAATCATTTTTGTCTTTGCCAGTTTCTATATTCCCTGGTCCACGATCGCCAATACAGATCCGGGCATGGAAAGCGAAATACGCATGCTGGCAATCCTGGTTTTTGCAGCTTTCGCCCTCCGTTTTGTAACCGCCCTGATCTACGAAATATTCAATGCCCTCCAACAAACCGCAAAAGTTGACCTCTATAATACCGTCACAAAAGTCGCTTTTCTTCTGGTTTTACTGGGCTTAATCTATTTTACAGAATCCTCCCTCGTCCTTTTTGGAGCAGCCAAAAGCTTTACATTTGGCATAATCCCCATGCTTGTAGGCGTTTATTTTTTCCGGGGAGAACTCCGAAAATATGCACCTTCCCTCAGGTATTTAAAGAAAGACTACTTAAAAGCTTTACTCAGCCTGGGAGGTATGTTTCTGGTGATCAGGATTGCCATGATCATTATCTATGAAACCAACAATATCCTGATTACCCAATTGATCGGGGTGGACTCTGTGATCATTTATTCTGAGCCCTATCGCTATTTCAGTATTCTCCTCATGTTTTTTGTGATTGTCACCAATCAACTCTGGTCCGCATATATAGAAGCTTATGAAAAAGGGGACAGAGAATGGATGGATAGTATCATCAAAAATCTTGTTAAAATATGGTTGGGCACAGTCGCACTTGGGGGTGTCATGGTCTTATTATCCGACTTTGTTTACTACTACTGGATCAACAAATGGCTGGAACCAGACAAGGTGATAGACTTTCCTTTTATGGTCTCGGTTTTTATATGGATTTCTGTTTGTATGACCAATTGGGTAAACGTCTTTAACCTGGTACTCAATGGGACCAGTAAGATCAAATTACAAATGATCGCGATGATCTCGGCAGCCATTTTGAATCTGCCTCTCTCCTATTTCTTTACAAAAACGCTGGAGATGGGAATGCTTGGCATCATATTAGGAACAATTGTAAGTCTTATCCCTAATGCTATCATAGCTCCGATACAGGTGCGAAAGATTCTCAATGGAAAAGACAAGGGGATTTGGTCTAAATAA
- a CDS encoding glycosyltransferase — MKSKKLHVVQVGETHGFPVGMAAIEKIRLIGIALLSANVDVTVISKKGCFYPDEGQDFPPSGNHQGIEYVYTVGSIHRPEGFLKRNLKKIDGWLKEIALLWKYKRAGRLDAAIVHSMEFSDIFIYRILSIVLGFKFLYPYVELNSSLPQRNNFLERTQDYLLENIGLRMPDALLPISNHLIDFLNIKGVKKPILKVPIIAEFSRFEIPKERNEDKYFLYCGAAEYSAVIHFILEVFEQLDNKDHYLYLVVGGQDESKELIKARIAESPVSERIKFFTKLPYDNLVQKYLNAKALLIPLRFNIQDTARFPHKIGEYLASGNPMISTNVGEVKHYFTDGENALISDSYDPEAYKEKMQFVIDEPEKAREIGANGKAFGKASFDFPVFGKEIKSLILSI; from the coding sequence ATGAAATCAAAGAAGTTACATGTTGTCCAGGTAGGAGAAACGCATGGGTTTCCGGTAGGGATGGCGGCGATCGAAAAAATTCGCCTGATTGGGATAGCCCTGCTCTCTGCGAATGTGGACGTTACTGTGATTTCCAAAAAAGGATGCTTCTATCCGGATGAAGGCCAAGATTTCCCCCCTAGTGGCAATCACCAGGGAATTGAATATGTGTATACAGTTGGGTCTATTCATCGGCCAGAAGGATTCCTGAAAAGAAACCTGAAAAAGATTGATGGCTGGCTAAAGGAAATCGCCCTGCTGTGGAAGTACAAAAGAGCAGGAAGACTGGATGCTGCTATCGTTCATAGCATGGAGTTTAGTGATATTTTCATATATCGTATCCTGTCTATCGTTTTGGGATTCAAATTTCTCTATCCCTATGTAGAATTGAATTCCTCACTACCTCAAAGAAATAACTTCCTGGAGAGGACCCAGGATTATTTGCTGGAGAATATAGGGCTCAGAATGCCGGATGCTCTCTTACCCATCAGCAATCATCTCATTGATTTCTTAAACATAAAAGGGGTAAAGAAGCCTATACTGAAGGTTCCAATCATTGCCGAATTCTCTCGTTTTGAAATCCCCAAAGAAAGAAATGAAGATAAGTACTTTCTCTATTGTGGAGCAGCTGAATATTCAGCAGTTATCCACTTTATTCTGGAGGTTTTCGAGCAATTAGATAATAAAGATCACTATCTCTATCTGGTTGTAGGCGGACAGGATGAAAGCAAGGAGTTGATCAAAGCTCGGATTGCCGAAAGTCCTGTGAGCGAAAGGATAAAATTCTTTACGAAATTACCCTATGACAATTTGGTACAAAAGTACCTCAATGCTAAAGCATTGCTCATACCCTTACGCTTCAATATTCAGGATACCGCTCGTTTTCCTCATAAAATAGGAGAATACCTGGCCTCCGGAAATCCTATGATCAGTACAAATGTTGGAGAAGTGAAACACTACTTTACCGATGGAGAAAACGCACTGATTTCAGACTCCTATGATCCGGAAGCCTATAAAGAAAAGATGCAGTTTGTCATAGATGAACCCGAAAAAGCCAGGGAAATTGGAGCAAATGGGAAAGCTTTCGGCAAAGCGTCTTTCGACTTTCCGGTATTCGGCAAGGAGATAAAATCCCTGATCTTATCTATTTAA
- the asnB gene encoding asparagine synthase (glutamine-hydrolyzing): MCGICGTLHFDPAYQVQESEVRRMAHPIIHRGPDDEGFYLNNNIGLGFRRLSIIDLHSGHQPLTNEDGTIWIIFNGEIYNFKELRKDLEAKGHRFKTHTDTETIVHLYEEYGTDCVKKLRGMFGFAIWDDRHKKLFCARDRFGIKPFFYYLDGSRFLFGSEIKNILQADDVSREIDIHVMDYYLTYGYTPIDETIYKKIKKLEPAHTLEIKAGGEPVIKRYWDINFEPDDSISEDEWCELIENKLKESIEMRMVSDVPLGAFLSGGIDSSSVVALMSQFSEQPIKTFSIGFKEAAFNELPYARDVAAMYKTDHHEKIVEPESIELLPKLVSAYDEPFADSSAIPTYYVSKFAREYVTVVLSGDGGDELFAGYDHYPMAHKIQKYNMLPDAISKNVFGALHRAIPAKVKGKGITYYLSRPKDSVSAYISKFHQTEREKLYKPNFWNAIKNNPSESYKEEILRAGSSKDLIFQMQELDMRTWLVDDILTKVDRVSMQNSLEARVPILDHEFAELSFKIPTKYKLKGKSTKYILKKAMRKYLPDSILFHKKQGFGVPLKLWFKSDLNDYMNDRLMSKNSPLYEFLEPTYVKKIIHDHQTGMRDFNFKIWTLLFLDEWLNQQPKS; encoded by the coding sequence ATGTGTGGGATTTGTGGAACATTGCACTTCGACCCTGCCTATCAAGTCCAAGAATCTGAAGTTAGACGGATGGCTCATCCAATCATCCATCGTGGACCAGACGATGAAGGATTTTACCTCAACAATAATATTGGACTTGGATTTCGCAGGTTAAGTATCATCGACCTTCATAGTGGTCACCAACCTCTCACCAATGAAGATGGGACCATCTGGATCATCTTTAATGGAGAGATATACAATTTCAAAGAGCTCCGCAAAGATCTTGAGGCAAAAGGCCATAGATTTAAAACCCATACAGATACGGAAACCATCGTTCATCTCTACGAAGAGTACGGGACCGATTGTGTAAAGAAGTTGAGAGGAATGTTTGGCTTTGCCATTTGGGATGACCGGCATAAGAAACTTTTCTGTGCAAGAGATAGATTTGGGATCAAGCCTTTCTTCTACTACCTGGATGGAAGCAGATTTCTCTTCGGCTCTGAGATTAAAAACATCCTTCAGGCAGATGATGTTTCTCGCGAAATAGACATCCATGTTATGGACTATTATCTCACCTATGGATATACCCCCATTGATGAGACCATCTATAAAAAGATCAAAAAACTGGAACCGGCACATACCCTCGAAATAAAAGCAGGAGGAGAACCGGTGATCAAACGATACTGGGACATCAATTTCGAGCCCGATGATAGCATCTCAGAAGATGAGTGGTGTGAGTTGATTGAAAACAAACTGAAAGAATCCATCGAAATGCGCATGGTCAGCGATGTGCCTTTAGGGGCATTTCTGAGTGGGGGAATAGATTCCAGTTCCGTTGTGGCCCTTATGTCTCAATTTTCTGAGCAGCCGATCAAAACTTTCTCGATCGGATTCAAAGAAGCGGCATTCAACGAACTTCCTTATGCCCGTGATGTAGCCGCCATGTATAAAACGGACCATCACGAGAAAATCGTAGAGCCGGAGTCTATAGAACTCTTGCCCAAACTGGTAAGCGCCTATGATGAACCTTTTGCTGATTCATCGGCTATCCCGACTTATTATGTCTCCAAGTTCGCCAGAGAATACGTGACTGTGGTTCTTTCAGGGGATGGAGGAGATGAATTATTTGCGGGCTATGACCACTACCCTATGGCTCACAAAATCCAGAAGTACAATATGCTCCCGGATGCCATCAGTAAAAATGTATTCGGTGCCCTTCATAGAGCCATTCCAGCCAAGGTAAAAGGAAAAGGAATCACTTATTACCTTTCCCGACCCAAGGATAGCGTGAGTGCTTATATCTCAAAATTTCACCAGACAGAACGGGAGAAACTATATAAACCCAATTTCTGGAATGCAATCAAAAACAATCCTTCTGAATCCTATAAGGAAGAAATCCTGCGCGCAGGAAGTTCAAAGGACCTCATTTTCCAGATGCAGGAGCTGGATATGCGCACCTGGCTGGTAGATGATATCCTGACGAAAGTAGATAGAGTAAGTATGCAAAACTCCCTGGAAGCCCGGGTTCCAATTCTGGACCATGAGTTTGCAGAACTGAGTTTTAAAATACCCACTAAATATAAACTGAAAGGAAAATCCACGAAATACATTCTCAAAAAAGCCATGAGAAAGTATTTACCCGATTCTATCCTTTTCCATAAGAAGCAGGGCTTTGGAGTTCCCTTGAAGTTGTGGTTCAAAAGCGATCTGAATGATTATATGAATGATCGCCTTATGTCTAAAAATAGCCCACTATACGAATTCCTGGAACCTACTTATGTGAAAAAGATCATTCATGATCATCAAACGGGAATGAGAGATTTCAATTTCAAAATCTGGACCCTCTTATTTCTTGATGAATGGTTGAATCAACAGCCAAAGTCTTAA
- a CDS encoding glycosyltransferase has protein sequence MKLLLAIDNLNRGGRERRMLELIKGLLRTGSYQITLVVFSDRLHYKQVHELDIDLQVLVRKPKKDPRVFRKFYKICREFKPDLIHTWGDMSTIYAIPAAFFQGIKLVNGSVVDAPKDAGWKREEYSRKRIALPFCEKVVGNSQAGLDAYEIPEEKAVCIYNGFDFSRLNKLKDREEIRTDFAVEANKVVGMVGAFFDRKDYKTYVAAAKIILDAGHDVAFLCVGGGKNKQAVFDSIEEKYRKNIIFTGSQEDVESLIHIFDIGVLSTNSDVHGEGISNAILEYMAQGKPVVATLGGGTPEIVLDGKTGFTVKPKSPQEMADRIMHLLNNPELAHDMGEKSRERIKNHFNLAHMTEVYMDLYNSVLNRVNDFNTHQLAD, from the coding sequence ATGAAGCTTTTATTGGCTATAGACAATTTGAATCGTGGCGGAAGGGAACGTAGAATGCTGGAATTAATCAAAGGCTTGCTTCGTACGGGTTCTTATCAAATTACGCTAGTCGTTTTTTCGGATAGGCTCCACTACAAGCAGGTCCACGAATTGGATATAGACTTGCAGGTATTGGTACGGAAGCCTAAAAAGGATCCTAGAGTATTCAGGAAATTCTACAAAATCTGTCGAGAATTTAAACCCGACCTCATACATACCTGGGGCGATATGTCGACCATTTATGCCATACCAGCCGCCTTCTTTCAGGGAATAAAGTTGGTAAACGGAAGTGTGGTTGATGCCCCCAAAGATGCAGGCTGGAAACGGGAAGAATATTCCAGAAAAAGAATTGCGCTTCCATTTTGTGAGAAGGTTGTCGGAAATAGCCAGGCGGGTCTGGATGCTTATGAGATACCTGAGGAAAAAGCTGTTTGTATTTACAATGGATTTGACTTTAGTCGATTGAATAAGCTTAAAGACCGGGAAGAAATTCGTACAGATTTTGCAGTAGAGGCTAATAAGGTTGTAGGCATGGTAGGTGCTTTTTTCGATAGGAAAGACTACAAAACCTATGTAGCAGCTGCCAAAATAATACTCGATGCGGGCCATGATGTAGCCTTCCTTTGTGTAGGAGGGGGAAAGAATAAACAAGCTGTATTTGATTCCATTGAAGAAAAATACCGTAAAAACATAATATTTACCGGTTCGCAGGAAGACGTAGAATCCCTCATCCACATTTTCGATATTGGTGTATTATCTACCAATTCCGATGTACATGGAGAAGGGATTTCAAATGCGATTTTGGAATATATGGCGCAGGGGAAACCGGTAGTAGCAACCCTGGGAGGAGGCACCCCTGAGATAGTCCTGGATGGCAAAACGGGTTTTACTGTTAAGCCGAAATCTCCTCAGGAAATGGCAGATCGCATTATGCATCTCCTCAACAATCCCGAACTGGCACATGACATGGGAGAAAAATCCCGTGAAAGAATTAAAAATCATTTTAACCTGGCCCATATGACAGAAGTCTATATGGACCTATACAATAGTGTACTAAATCGCGTAAATGATTTCAATACTCATCAACTCGCTGACTGA
- a CDS encoding glycosyltransferase, whose amino-acid sequence MISILINSLTEGGAEKVALTLLESYLKSGMEVELLCLEKKDFYQVPKDVKVTYLSEEDEPSSPLLKLISIFVAARKLRKHVKKNGVKLVQSHLIRACYVNALSQVLGSRHKSQGVNHMIIGTNAKGKINHLLIKYLFARLDEIISISEMMRRHWNNRFGFKNEHNVIPNPHNLDEIRKKSKPESEVFNFDPEKKYLLFAGRLIPLKRVGEIIEVFAKVRELVPNVEFIVLGDGTERANLEQKAAKLNVLPYIHFMGRVQNPYQYMGRSDIFVLNSETEGLPNVLIEAMACGTPIVSADCNSGPREILQPSSDPGKFLKDSVEEAEYGLLVPVANPESLRKAILQLLFDDEVRAHYQKQSLKRAEDYEVDKITKEYVESFEELMIAR is encoded by the coding sequence ATGATTTCAATACTCATCAACTCGCTGACTGAGGGCGGTGCTGAAAAAGTTGCGTTAACCTTGCTGGAATCCTACCTGAAATCCGGAATGGAGGTGGAATTATTGTGTTTGGAGAAAAAAGACTTTTATCAAGTCCCGAAGGACGTAAAAGTAACCTACCTCAGTGAGGAAGATGAACCTTCTTCTCCTCTCTTAAAACTCATTTCCATTTTCGTTGCAGCCAGGAAGTTGAGAAAGCATGTCAAGAAAAATGGCGTAAAACTCGTGCAGAGCCATTTGATTCGGGCCTGCTATGTGAATGCCCTTTCGCAGGTGCTTGGGTCCCGACATAAAAGTCAGGGAGTCAATCACATGATCATAGGTACAAATGCAAAAGGAAAGATCAATCACTTACTGATCAAATACCTTTTTGCCCGTCTGGATGAAATCATTTCTATTTCTGAAATGATGAGAAGACATTGGAACAATCGTTTTGGATTTAAAAACGAGCACAATGTCATTCCCAATCCTCACAACCTTGATGAAATCAGAAAAAAATCAAAACCGGAATCGGAGGTATTTAACTTCGATCCTGAGAAAAAATATCTACTCTTCGCGGGGCGTCTTATTCCCCTGAAAAGAGTGGGAGAAATCATAGAAGTTTTTGCCAAGGTAAGAGAACTGGTGCCCAATGTAGAATTTATTGTATTGGGAGATGGGACAGAAAGGGCAAATCTGGAGCAGAAAGCGGCAAAGCTGAATGTCTTACCCTATATACATTTTATGGGTCGGGTTCAAAATCCCTATCAATACATGGGTCGTTCGGATATTTTTGTCCTGAATAGCGAGACAGAAGGACTTCCCAATGTCCTGATTGAAGCCATGGCCTGTGGAACGCCTATCGTATCGGCGGATTGTAATTCAGGCCCGAGGGAAATTCTCCAACCTTCTTCTGATCCAGGCAAATTTCTCAAGGATAGTGTAGAAGAAGCGGAGTATGGCCTATTGGTTCCTGTCGCTAATCCAGAGTCCCTGAGAAAAGCGATCCTGCAATTACTATTCGACGATGAAGTAAGGGCGCATTATCAAAAACAATCGCTTAAAAGAGCCGAGGATTATGAAGTAGATAAGATTACCAAAGAATATGTAGAATCCTTTGAAGAATTAATGATCGCCAGATAA